The following proteins are encoded in a genomic region of Sorangiineae bacterium MSr12523:
- a CDS encoding protein kinase: protein MHACLSDELVLAFVEDRLRAPERADLEAHLSGCDECCALVASLAKTWFVEKEPARYAAGRRVGPYTIVAFAGRGGMGEVYRARDPRLGRDVAIKVLPARFAGDSERLARVQVEARATGKIAHPHAVTVFDVGTHDGVPYLVTEWLTGMTLGERLARGKLAMPEVCRLGAQLARALGAAHDNGVIHRDLKPDNVFLCEGGSCKVLDFGVARLVASFEEFQPGLATEPGVLVGTVGYMSPEQIRSEEVDARTDLFALGAVLYEMATGRKPFGAGSPVERMTATLRDEPPPCEGELGAIVARCLAKSPANRYQSAHDLAFQLEALAKAPALARPEPPRSRRSLAALAAVALAGMALAFFVGRHTVAHESTERPTYRPLTFARGNVLSARYSHDGHTVVYSASWDGGPAQLYTMRTELPGAKPLGLNADVRGISAQGELAMLLNPQFFEMGTPSGTLARLRLGGGAPREVLERVFEADWSPNGAELAAVSKTETRYRIEYPIGNVRYEGEAWPSHLRVSPRGDKLAFLFHRDPKDDMGAVALLEGNGPMRELSGGWGSIRGLAWAPGGKEIWFTAARTGADYGLYAIDEAGGEPRLVDRMAGSILLHDISADGKALVDHREHRTALYVGNAQGEQDLTSTSGAYLTGLSADGRSMVYSDEDASEGPDYGAYLRTTDGAPPVRLGNGMPFALSPDGRWVIVALHGMPMTLSLVPTGPGGARKLSLGPVATVFEVRFFPDGRRILFRGIEGTGHLPRVWIHDLDEAGPRPLTPEGVAPLPAISPKGDRFAGVGPDGVLRLYGVQGESLGEVPGHFADHLAAGFTEDGTGIYLRTRSLPVRIRRVALPSGTVTEHMSLPPGGLRPGLSSIMTLFLSADGRSYAYCTSETLSRLYIVEGL from the coding sequence ATGCATGCGTGCCTGTCCGACGAACTCGTGTTGGCCTTCGTCGAAGATCGGCTGCGTGCGCCCGAGCGCGCCGACCTCGAGGCGCATCTGAGTGGCTGCGACGAGTGCTGTGCGCTCGTCGCAAGTCTCGCAAAAACGTGGTTCGTCGAGAAGGAGCCGGCGCGTTATGCCGCCGGCCGACGCGTGGGGCCGTACACCATCGTGGCCTTTGCCGGCCGCGGTGGAATGGGCGAGGTGTACCGTGCGCGCGATCCTCGCCTCGGGCGCGACGTGGCCATCAAAGTGCTGCCCGCGCGGTTCGCCGGCGATTCGGAACGGCTCGCCCGCGTCCAAGTCGAGGCACGTGCCACCGGTAAAATCGCGCATCCGCACGCGGTGACGGTGTTCGACGTGGGGACGCACGACGGGGTTCCCTATTTGGTGACGGAATGGCTCACGGGGATGACCCTTGGCGAACGGCTCGCGCGCGGAAAGCTCGCCATGCCGGAGGTGTGCCGCTTGGGGGCGCAGCTTGCGCGCGCGCTCGGGGCGGCGCACGACAATGGGGTCATCCATCGCGATCTCAAACCGGACAACGTGTTTCTCTGCGAGGGTGGAAGCTGCAAGGTTCTCGATTTTGGGGTGGCGCGGCTGGTGGCCTCGTTCGAAGAGTTCCAACCCGGCCTTGCCACGGAGCCGGGGGTGCTCGTGGGGACGGTGGGCTATATGTCGCCCGAGCAAATTCGCAGCGAGGAGGTCGACGCGCGGACGGACCTTTTCGCGCTGGGCGCGGTGCTCTACGAGATGGCCACGGGTCGAAAGCCCTTTGGTGCCGGCAGCCCGGTGGAGCGCATGACCGCCACCTTGCGCGACGAGCCGCCACCGTGCGAGGGCGAACTCGGGGCCATCGTGGCGCGCTGTTTGGCCAAGTCGCCGGCCAATCGCTATCAATCCGCGCACGATCTCGCCTTTCAATTGGAGGCACTCGCAAAAGCGCCCGCGCTCGCGCGCCCCGAGCCTCCGCGATCGCGCCGCTCGCTGGCTGCGCTGGCGGCCGTTGCGCTGGCGGGGATGGCCCTCGCGTTCTTCGTGGGGCGTCACACCGTTGCGCATGAATCGACGGAGCGGCCGACGTACCGGCCGCTCACGTTCGCGCGCGGGAACGTCCTTTCGGCGCGCTACTCGCACGACGGGCACACGGTCGTGTACAGCGCTTCGTGGGACGGTGGTCCCGCGCAGCTTTACACCATGCGCACCGAGCTGCCCGGCGCCAAACCGCTCGGCCTGAACGCCGACGTGCGTGGCATTTCAGCGCAAGGCGAGCTGGCCATGTTGCTCAATCCGCAGTTCTTCGAAATGGGGACGCCGAGCGGCACCTTGGCGCGCCTGCGACTCGGCGGCGGCGCGCCTCGCGAGGTGCTGGAGCGCGTTTTCGAGGCGGATTGGAGTCCGAATGGTGCCGAGCTCGCGGCGGTCAGCAAAACGGAAACGCGGTATCGGATCGAATACCCCATTGGGAACGTACGCTACGAGGGCGAGGCGTGGCCAAGCCATTTGCGCGTGTCGCCCCGCGGCGACAAATTGGCATTCCTGTTTCACCGCGATCCAAAAGACGATATGGGCGCGGTGGCTCTTTTGGAGGGAAATGGTCCGATGCGCGAGCTTTCCGGAGGCTGGGGCAGCATCCGCGGCCTTGCATGGGCACCAGGCGGCAAAGAAATATGGTTTACCGCTGCGCGCACCGGAGCCGACTACGGGCTTTACGCCATCGATGAAGCGGGCGGCGAGCCGCGCCTCGTGGACCGCATGGCGGGAAGCATTCTCTTGCACGATATTTCGGCCGACGGAAAAGCGCTGGTCGATCACCGCGAGCACCGCACCGCGCTCTATGTCGGCAATGCCCAGGGCGAACAGGATCTCACGTCGACCTCCGGCGCCTACCTGACGGGCCTCTCCGCCGACGGCCGTTCGATGGTCTACTCCGACGAAGACGCCAGCGAAGGGCCCGATTACGGCGCCTATCTGCGAACGACCGACGGCGCGCCACCGGTCCGACTTGGAAATGGGATGCCTTTCGCGCTTTCACCGGATGGCCGCTGGGTGATCGTTGCCCTTCACGGCATGCCGATGACATTGTCCCTCGTTCCCACGGGGCCGGGCGGGGCGCGCAAGCTTTCGCTCGGTCCCGTTGCGACGGTGTTCGAGGTTCGCTTCTTTCCCGATGGCCGGCGCATTCTCTTTCGCGGCATCGAGGGGACGGGCCACCTTCCGCGCGTTTGGATTCACGATCTCGACGAGGCCGGTCCGCGGCCGCTCACCCCCGAGGGCGTCGCCCCGTTGCCCGCGATTTCGCCAAAGGGCGATCGCTTTGCCGGGGTGGGGCCCGACGGGGTGCTGCGCCTTTATGGCGTGCAAGGCGAGAGTCTGGGGGAGGTGCCGGGCCACTTTGCCGATCACCTCGCTGCGGGATTTACCGAGGACGGAACGGGGATTTACCTGCGAACGCGATCGCTCCCCGTCCGAATTCGCCGCGTGGCGCTCCCGTCCGGGACTGTGACGGAGCACATGTCACTTCCGCCCGGTGGCCTTCGGCCGGGGTTGTCGTCCATCATGACACTCTTTCTCAGCGCCGACGGTCGCTCCTATGCCTATTGCACCAGCGAGACGCTTTCGCGCCTCTACATCGTGGAGGGACTGTGA
- a CDS encoding acetylserotonin O-methyltransferase — translation MQLITGKWVSQAISVAAELGVADHLKEGARSTADLAAAVGANEDALYRVLRALTNVGLFHEGDGRTFQLTELGQYLRRDVHGNLNGYARFLGEEHMWRAWGDLIHSVRTGEPAFDHTYGQPIFEFVGTCPPLAAVFNDAMTSISAGAAQAVVSAYDFRDVRKLVDVGGGHGYLVATILKAHAQVTATVFDLPHAAEGARQLLQAEKLTQRTVVASGDFFESVPEGGDTYIMKHIIHDWDDVRCNMILRNCRRAVVPGGKVLVVDQVVPAPNEANFSKLMDLEMLALTGGGRERTADEFRKLFAGAGFELTRIVPTEAYISVIEGRAV, via the coding sequence ATGCAATTGATTACGGGAAAATGGGTTAGCCAAGCGATATCCGTCGCCGCCGAGCTCGGTGTTGCGGATCATTTGAAAGAAGGTGCGCGCTCCACGGCCGATTTGGCTGCCGCGGTGGGCGCGAACGAAGACGCGTTGTACCGGGTGCTTCGCGCGCTCACCAACGTCGGCCTTTTCCACGAGGGTGATGGGCGCACGTTCCAGCTCACGGAGCTCGGCCAATATTTGCGCCGCGACGTGCACGGTAATTTGAATGGGTATGCGCGCTTCCTCGGTGAAGAGCACATGTGGCGTGCCTGGGGCGATTTGATTCATAGCGTTCGCACGGGCGAGCCCGCATTCGATCACACCTACGGGCAGCCCATATTCGAGTTCGTTGGCACGTGTCCTCCGTTGGCCGCGGTGTTCAACGATGCCATGACGTCGATCAGTGCAGGCGCCGCGCAGGCGGTGGTCTCGGCGTACGATTTCCGCGACGTTCGCAAGTTGGTCGACGTCGGCGGAGGCCATGGATACCTGGTTGCGACGATTTTGAAGGCCCACGCGCAGGTGACCGCCACCGTGTTCGACTTGCCCCACGCGGCCGAGGGGGCGAGGCAGCTCCTGCAGGCCGAGAAACTCACGCAACGCACGGTCGTGGCCAGTGGCGACTTTTTCGAATCGGTCCCCGAAGGCGGCGACACGTACATCATGAAGCACATCATCCACGATTGGGACGATGTGCGATGCAACATGATTTTGCGCAACTGCCGCCGCGCCGTCGTGCCGGGGGGCAAGGTGCTCGTGGTCGACCAAGTCGTTCCGGCACCCAACGAGGCGAACTTCAGCAAGCTGATGGACTTGGAGATGCTCGCGCTCACCGGCGGCGGCCGCGAGCGAACGGCGGACGAGTTTCGCAAGCTCTTCGCCGGGGCGGGTTTCGAGCTGACCCGGATCGTTCCCACGGAAGCGTACATCTCGGTGATCGAAGGCCGGGCAGTGTAA
- a CDS encoding FMN-binding glutamate synthase family protein — protein MKVSPRNLFFLVSSWAFALTLALSWYVQWFIVFLVPVGAIFLLGLYDLVQSKHSIRRNFPVVGHFRYLFESIRPELQQYFVESNSSGRPFSRDLRSLVYQRAKNVTDTVPFGTEKDVYSLGYEWINHSLMAKQPAEEPPRVRVGGPDCTQPYDAAVLNVSAMSYGSLSTNAVRALNRGAKAGGFAHNTGEGGLTPHHLAEGADIIWQIGTGYFGCRDANGNFDASRFEEKASLDVVKMIEIKLSQGAKPGHGGILPAAKLTREIAEIRGLPMGHDVISPPTHSSFGTPLEMCEFIAKLRTLAKGKPIGFKLCVGKRREFLAICKAMLETGITPDFITVDGGEGGTGAAPLEFSNVVGTPLVEGLVFVHNALNGVGLRDRIRIIASGRIVTGFDIAHKIAIGADLCNSARAMMFALGCIQAQQCNANTCPAGVATQDPDLVRGLVVGDKAVRVTNFQRNTVRAFTEILGAAGLSHPSELRPWHILRRISPTESKHYGEMYEYLAPRALLATELPKSYARPWRAAQAASFESAVRDA, from the coding sequence GTGAAGGTATCCCCGCGTAACCTGTTCTTTCTCGTATCCTCGTGGGCATTCGCGCTGACATTGGCGCTCTCGTGGTACGTCCAATGGTTCATCGTGTTTCTCGTCCCCGTGGGCGCCATTTTTCTATTGGGCCTCTACGACTTGGTGCAGAGCAAGCACTCCATCCGGCGCAACTTCCCGGTGGTTGGGCACTTTCGCTATTTGTTCGAGTCGATCCGGCCGGAGCTTCAGCAGTATTTCGTGGAGTCCAACTCCTCGGGGCGACCCTTCAGTCGGGATCTGCGCTCGCTCGTCTACCAGCGCGCGAAAAACGTGACCGACACCGTGCCCTTTGGAACGGAGAAAGACGTCTATTCGCTTGGCTACGAATGGATCAATCATTCGCTCATGGCCAAGCAACCCGCGGAGGAGCCTCCGCGGGTTCGCGTGGGCGGGCCCGACTGCACGCAGCCATACGACGCCGCGGTGCTCAACGTGTCGGCCATGAGCTATGGCTCGCTCAGCACCAACGCCGTTCGCGCTTTGAATCGCGGGGCCAAAGCGGGCGGGTTTGCGCACAACACCGGCGAGGGCGGTCTCACGCCGCACCATTTGGCCGAGGGCGCCGACATCATTTGGCAGATTGGCACGGGTTATTTCGGTTGCCGCGACGCCAACGGCAACTTCGATGCGAGCCGATTCGAGGAGAAGGCCTCTCTCGATGTCGTGAAGATGATTGAAATCAAGTTGAGCCAAGGCGCCAAGCCGGGTCACGGAGGCATTCTCCCGGCGGCCAAGCTCACACGCGAGATCGCCGAGATCCGCGGGCTGCCCATGGGCCACGACGTGATTTCACCGCCGACGCATTCGAGCTTTGGCACGCCGCTGGAGATGTGCGAATTCATCGCCAAGCTGCGCACGCTGGCCAAGGGCAAGCCCATTGGTTTCAAGCTTTGCGTGGGCAAGCGCCGCGAATTTTTGGCCATCTGCAAGGCCATGCTGGAAACGGGCATCACGCCGGACTTCATCACGGTCGACGGTGGCGAGGGCGGCACGGGCGCGGCGCCGCTCGAGTTCTCCAACGTGGTGGGCACACCCCTGGTCGAGGGGCTGGTGTTCGTGCACAACGCGCTGAACGGCGTAGGTTTGCGCGACCGCATCCGCATCATCGCCAGCGGTCGCATCGTGACGGGCTTCGATATCGCGCACAAAATCGCCATTGGCGCGGACCTGTGCAATTCGGCCCGCGCGATGATGTTCGCCCTCGGGTGCATTCAGGCGCAACAGTGCAACGCGAATACGTGCCCCGCGGGGGTGGCGACGCAAGATCCGGATTTGGTCCGTGGCCTGGTCGTGGGCGACAAGGCCGTCCGCGTGACGAATTTCCAACGCAACACCGTGCGCGCGTTCACGGAAATCCTCGGCGCCGCCGGCCTGTCGCACCCTTCCGAGTTGCGCCCGTGGCATATCCTTCGCCGCATCAGCCCGACCGAATCGAAGCACTACGGCGAAATGTACGAGTACCTCGCGCCCCGGGCGCTCCTCGCCACCGAATTGCCAAAGTCCTACGCCCGCCCGTGGCGTGCCGCCCAAGCTGCGAGCTTCGAGTCCGCGGTGCGGGACGCGTAG